A window of the Hevea brasiliensis isolate MT/VB/25A 57/8 chromosome 6, ASM3005281v1, whole genome shotgun sequence genome harbors these coding sequences:
- the LOC110662623 gene encoding leucine-rich repeat extensin-like protein 3: MKVKLVILILFSLLLITHSLAEATAYQNGKQPEEEEKRRQRSRRSRGNRSRSRHGNRPSRCDPFFLYLFDTCGRWPFPTYPSPDNPFNPTPRPSPPRRPPPLPPPIVPSPPPIPLLPSPPPPLVVPSPPPLVPSPPPLVPSPPPSSPPLVVPSPPLPSPPPPCPPPPSPPPPSPPPPSPPPPSPPPPSPPPPSPPPPSLPPPPLVLSPPPPLFPSPDMPIIFPPSPLVPSPPPPELVPSPIIPWLSPPDDASPAPPLVPAFDPPTQPDLPPYLTPAPPVFPIFDPPTQPDVPPYFTPAPPLFPIFPPPTEPNLPPFLTPAPPLVPMFDAPTQPDIPPYLTPAPPLVPIFDTPPQPNIPPEFTPTPPLVPIFDAPTQPDIPPVFTLAPPLVPIFDPPPVVPEIPQNPEKLEPFSEPVQPLTPRLPLLPPVELSTPSLVPPLES, from the coding sequence ATGAAGGTAAAACTAGTGATTCTGATTCTCTTCTCACTGCTTTTGATTACCCATTCTCTCGCTGAGGCCACTGCTTATCAGAATGGTAAACAaccagaagaagaagaaaaaagaagacAGAGAAGCAGAAGGAGCAGAGGCAATAGATCAAGAAGCCGCCATGGAAATAGACCGTCTCGCTGTGACCCATTCTTTTTATACCTATTTGATACGTGTGGCCGATGGCCTTTCCCTACTTACCCTTCGCCCGATAACCCATTCAACCCTACACCAAGGCCTTCCCCTCCACGGAGGCCTCCACCTTTGCCACCACCTATTGTGCCTTCTCCTCCTCCAATTCCACTACTCCCATCTCCACCACCACCATTAGTAGTGCCATCGCCACCTCCCCTTGTCCCATCACCACCTCCTTTAGTTCCATCCCCGCCACCTTCATCTCCACCTCTTGTAGTTCCATCACCTCCGCTACCATCTCCGCCACCACCTTGTCCTCCACCGCCATCTCCCCCACCACCGTCTCCACCCCCGCCATCTCCGCCACCACCTTCTCCACCCCCGCCATCTCCTCCACCACCATCCCCGCCCCCGCCTTCTCTGCCACCACCACCGCTAGTTCTATCTCCACCCCCTCCATTGTTTCCATCTCCTGACATGCCAATAATATTCCCACCATCGCCACTAGTCCCTTCACCACCCCCACCTGAACTGGTACCATCACCAATAATTCCATGGCTATCACCCCCAGATGATGCCTCTCCAGCACCGCCTCTAGTCCCAGCATTTGATCCACCAACACAACCGGATTTACCACCATATTTAACGCCAGCACCACCAGTATTCCCAATATTTGATCCACCAACGCAGCCGGATGTACCACCATATTTTACGCCAGCACCACCACTATTCCCAATATTTCCTCCGCCAACAGAACCAAATTTACCACCATTTTTAACTCCAGCACCACCGCTCGTGCCAATGTTTGATGCACCAACACAGCCAGATATACCACCTTATTTAACGCCAGCACCACCGTTGGTGCCAATATTTGATACACCACCACAGCCTAATATACCACCGGAGTTCACACCAACACCACCACTAGTCCCGATATTTGATGCACCAACACAACCAGATATACCACCGGTGTTTACACTAGCACCACCACTAGTGCCAATATTTGATCCACCCCCTGTGGTGCCTGAAATACCTCAGAATCCAGAGAAATTAGAACCATTCAGTGAGCCAGTGCAGCCATTGACACCAAGGCTTCCTCTCTTACCTCCCGTTGAGCTTTCAACACCCTCTCTTGTGCCTCCGTTAGAGAGCTAA
- the LOC110662519 gene encoding probable receptor-like protein kinase At1g80640, with amino-acid sequence MNLLALFLPIWALSSTFLFFLLDARPESTLSPISGPSLLARKEPISLFSAKMEAQSPGPPVAPMVKIVHHQDLNKRILIALIVASSVLGGILMFLSCFWIHRMKSSKNSNSKGKQNFDAGNGHSLSPILDKFNSLKMASRKGSIAVMEYQLLEAATNNFQENNLLGEGGHGRVYKAHVNDKLVAAVKKLEGTGQDVQREFENEMKWLTKIQHQNIISLLGYCIHGEAKFLVYEIMQNGSLESQLHGPTHGSALTWPLRMKIAVNVARGLEYLHEHCNPPVVHRDIKSSNILLDSNFNAKLSDFGLAVTSGIEKKNIKLSGTLGYVAPEYLLEGKLTDKSDVYAFGVVLLELLMGRQPVEMISEDQCLSMVTWAMPQLTDRSKLPHIVDPVIKDTMDLKHLYQVAAVAVLCVQQEPSYRPLITDVLHSLIPLVPHELGGSLKVTEPLPPALHSQQ; translated from the exons ATGAATCTTCTTGCACTGTTTCTGCCCATATGGGCATTGTCTAGCACATTTTTGTTTTTCTTGCTTGATGCCAGACCTGAGTCCACACTCTCTCCCATTTCTGGACCTTCCCTTCTTGCTAGGAAAGAACCTATTTCACTCTTTTCTGCAAAAATGGAAGCTCAATCTCCAG GACCGCCTGTGGCTCCTATGGTAAAAATAGTGCACCACCAAGATTTGAACAAGAGAATCCTCATAGCTCTAATTGTTGCTTCTTCTGTCCTTGGAGGAATCTTGATGTTTCTGTCGTGTTTCTGGATCCACAGAATGAAAAGCTCTAAGAACTCTAACTCCAAAGGCAAACAAAATTTTG ATGCTGGAAATGGGCATTCCTTGAGTCCAATTCTGGATAAATTTAATTCCTTGAAGATGGCTAGTAGGAAGGGTTCCATTGCTGTGATGGAATATCAGTTGTTAGAAGCTGCAACAAACAATTTCCAGGAAAATAATTTATTGGGTGAAGGTGGTCATGGACGTGTCTACAAAGCTCATGTCAATGACAAACTCGTTGCAGCAGTAAAAAAACTGGAGGGCACAGGACAGGATGTACAAAGAGAATTTGAG AATGAGATGAAGTGGTTGACAAAAATTCAGCATCAGAACATAATTTCTCTTTTGGGTTACTGCATTCATGGTGAAGCGAAGTTTCTTGTGTATGAAATAATGCAAAATGGGTCTTTGGAAAGTCAATTGCATG GACCAACACATGGATCAGCATTAACTTGGCCTCTCCGTATGAAAATTGCTGTTAATGTTGCAAG GGGACTAGAGTACCTTCACGAGCATTGCAATCCTCCTGTTGTCCATAGAGATATAAAGTCATCAAACATTCTTCTGGATTCCAACTTCAATGCCAAG CTTTCAGACTTTGGCCTTGCTGTAACTTCCGGAATCGAAAAGAAAAACATAAAGCTTTCAGGAACTTTAGGTTATGTTGCCCCAGAGTACCTTTTGGAAG GTAAATTAACTGATAAAAGTGATGTCTATGCCTTTGGAGTTGTTCTTCTGGAGCTACTCATGGGAAGACAGCCAGTGGAAATGATTTCAGAAGATCAATGTCTGTCTATGGTAACATGG GCCATGCCTCAGCTTACTGACAGATCAAAGCTTCCTCATATTGTGGACCCTGTTATCAAGGATACTATGGATTTAAAGCACTTATATCAG GTAGCTGCGGTGGCAGTATTATGCGTACAACAGGAACCGAGTTATAGGCCGCTGATAACAGATGTTCTGCATTCACTCATTCCTCTTGTACCTCACGAGCTTGGAGGGTCACTAAAAGTAACAGAACCTCTTCCTCCTGCCCTGCATTCTCAACAATGA